The genomic stretch TTGGTTGTTGATATGGAAAATGTAGAATTTATTGACAGCCTTGGTTTACAAAAACTCTTAGCATCTCTTCGTCTAATGAAATCTCACAATAGTAACTTAGTTCTCTGTGCTTTACAGCCATCTGTACGCCTTGTATTTGAAATCTCTAGAATTGATCAAGTGTTTGGTATTTTCTCTAGTTTCGATACCTGCATGAATCAATTTCATACTCAAAAGCAACCCTCTGAGTATCTATTAGCAGCTTAGACGGTCTAAACAGAGTCATGATTGTTTCATAAGTTCTCCTCTTTTGAGGTTCTATAGTGATAGCCATAATAATTAATACGCAAAAGAGGTAGTGTAATAACTACCTCTTTTGCGTATTACATAGTACAGATAAATTTTTGAAAGTGCGGCTTCGCCGCACTTTCAAAGCACTGTATGCAACCCAATGAATCACCCCGCCGCAAGCGGACGGGGTATCAAATTCTTTTTTATTAGAATATACTCACACCGCAGAGCGGTGGGGTATTTACCCTCTTAGTTCAAATAAAGATATAACCCCAAAAGAGAGTGGTGGCGCAAAGCGCCACCACTCTCTTTTGGGGTTTACGTTTTAACTTATTTGGCTATAGCTATAATTTCTAAAAAAAAAGATGCAGCGTAAATCGCTGCATCTTTTTTGGGTTAATAATGAACAAATTACCAGCTAGATTTAACTACACCAGGTAACAAGCCTTGGTGAGCCATTTCACGCAATACGTTGCGGCATACACCAAAATCTTTGTAGTAGCCACGAGGACGACCAGTCGCCCAGCAACGGTTGCGGTGACGAGTGGGATTGGCGTTACGAGGAATTTGTTGAATTTCACGATGCACAGCAACTTTTTGTTGTTGTGTCAGTTCAGGACTGGCAAACTTTTCTTTGAGTGCTTCGAGCTTAGCTGCATACTTTTCAACTAACTTAGCGCGCTTTTTTTCGCGCTCGATCATGCTTTTCTTAGCCATTGCGGTTCTATCAGGTGATGTAGAGGTAAAAGTCTAAAAATTTAATACAATTCGCGACAGTTACCGATCATAACCTAAATAGCCAATTTATAGAGCATAAATTTTCATTTCGTAAGTTTTAAGCTAATCTGCCAATCTGAGGATCGTTGCAATACAGAAATTCATGTATATGTACTAAATCCATATAGCGCTTTTCAAGCAAGCGAGGTACAGAGGGTTATGTCCCCGCCAAAGGCGGGGACATAACCCTGTACTTCAAGATTGGTATGCTCTATAAACAAAGCCAAAATCCAGATTTACTATTGAGTCTATGCCCCATCTGCTAAATTACTTCAACCATTTTTTTGAATCCGCACGGATGAATATTTAGCGCGATCGCTAATGGAATTGCAAAGTAATATATATGGCAATATAAGAAGGATTAACGACAATGAGCATAAAAACATCGCCTAAAGTCTAGCTTGTGCCACTTGATATCAATCGTTTACAACAAGCCTTGAGTGTCGAGGCAGAGAGAGGCTTTTCTAATTTGCAGGGAAAGCAATTTTTGTTTGCGGATTTTTTACAGGTGAGCTTGCGCGAAGATTTGCCTGACGATTGGGAAATGAGTGATCGCCTACAAGCCCAAACCCTTGCTAATCAATATGCTCAATATGTTGATTTGCCTATAGGTCGTCGCCAGCACCTCATCGCTGAGACGCGCCGCCTGCTGTATGAAGTGCGTCGTCGGGAACTGGCGGAAACTAACGCAGCACCAAAGCAGAAGAAACCGAAAACGGCTGCGATCGCAACGACTGAACCCAAAACCATTAAAAAACTGACTCCCGAAACCGAACTAAAAGATGTCGAGGGTGTTGGTTCATTTATGGCGGCGAGATTTAAGTTGCTCGATTTGTATACCGTGCGTGATGTGCTTAGTTACTATCCACGGGATCATATTGACTATGCGCGGCAAATTCCCATTCGTGAACTAAAGGATGGGGATACGGTGACGGTCATCGGGACGATTAAAAAATTTGGCTGCTTTACCAGTCCTAAAAATCCCAATCTCACAATTGTGGAAATTATTCTGCGTGACCATACAGGACAAATCAAATTAAGTCGCTTCTGGACAGGTAAACGCTACGCCAATCGCGGTTGGCAAGAAACTCAGAAAAAGCTCTATCCCCAAGGCTGCACGATCGCAGCTTCGGGAGTAGTCAAACAGAGCAAATATGGCTTGACCCTAGAGAATTATGAAGTAGAAGTTCTCGAACATACTCAAGATACTATCCAATCGAAAACCGTTGGGCGCGTAGTGCCAGTCTATCCACTTACGGAAGGAATTACCCCCGAAGCAATCCGTCGCCTTGTCGCTCAATGTTTACCCGCAGTATCCCAAATTGCCGATCCGATGCCCGATCGCTTTTTGCGGGATTATCAAATGATGCCCTTGTCAGAGGCGATCGCCCAAGTGCATTACCCAGATACGAGCGAAATGCTGGAACAAGCCGTAATTCGCCTGACCTTTGATAAATATTTCTATCGCCGCCTAGTGTCCCTCTATCGTCGGCAACAGCAAAAGGCGATTCATTTTGTGCCAAAGAGTGAGGCGATCGCCCAACTCGAAAAGATGCTCCCCTTTGAATTAACTAAGGCTCAAAAGCGAGTTGTCGCCGAAATTCGTGCTGATCTGCAAGGGCAAACGCCGATGAATCGACTGGTACAGGGGGATGTCGGTTCAGGTAAAACGATTGTGGCGGTATATGCACTTTTAACGGCGATCGAGGCAGGTTATCAGACAGCACTGATGGCTCCTACGGAAGTCCTCACGGAGCAACATTATCGCAAGATTGTGGAATGGTTTATGCAGCTAAATCTCCCCGTGGAAATTCTCACGGGTTCCACCAAAACTGCCAAGCGGCGCGAGATTTTAAGGCAATTGGAAACGGGGGAATTACCTCTAGTGATTGGAACCCATGCCTTAATTCAAGATGGGGTAAACTTTGCGCGATTAGGTTTAGCGGTAATTGATGAGCAGCATCGTTTTGGTAGAGATCAGCGATCGCGACTTTTGCAAAAGGGCAATGATCCCCATGTACTGATCATGACAGCAACACCGATTCCGCGTACTCTCTATCTCACTAATTCCGAAATCGAAGTTAGCGTCATTGATGAACTTCCTCCTGGACGCAAACCAATTCAAACTGTCCTGCTCAAACCTTCACAGCGCAAAGACGCCTATGATCTGATTAAGCGTGAAATTGCTCAAGGCAGACAGGTTTATATCGTGCTGCCTCTAGTGGAAGAGTCAGAGAAAATGGAAGATATTAAGGCAGCCACACAAGAACGCGAGCATTTACAGAATGTAGTTTTTCCACACTTCCAAATTGGGTTACTACATGGGCAAATGTCTTCTGCGGAAAAGGATGAAGCGATTAGCACATTCCGTCGGGGCGAGACTCAAATCCTAGTTGCCACAACCGTTGTGGAAGTCGGAGTCGATATTCCTAATGCTTCTGTAATGTTAATCGAACATGCCGATCGCTTTGGTTTAGCCCAGTTACACCAACTGCGAGGCAGAGTCGGACGTGGTGCATCCCAATCCTATTGCCTCTTACTGAGCAGTTCCAAATCTCAAACCGCCCAAGAGCGTTTACAGGTTCTCGAACAATCACAGGATGGCTTTTTTATTGCTGAGCGAGATTTCCAGATGCGGGGCAAGGGCAAGGATGAAGGGACAGAACAATCAGGTCATGCAGGTTTCTCCATTGAAGATCGCTTGCCCGATGAGGCAGCCCGTCAAGAGATTTTCCAAATTGCCCGTGAAGCTGCCGAACGCATTATCAAAAAAGATCCCACTTTAGAACATTTCCCTGCCCTTAAAGCCGAATTTGAAATGCACTATCAGCGCTTACAAGGCGGCGCAATCTTTACCTAAAACCCTAAAATTTAGAGGAGGCAGAGCAAAGCGCTGTCTACTGAATGAAAATAAAATGATTACCAATAAACTTACTTTCAATCGCCAGTATTTCTATTTGACAGTTTTACTCTTTCTCATAGAAGTGGCGATCGCAGTTTTTTTCGATGATCAATTTATTCGTCCCTTTGTTGGTGATGTGTTAGTGGTCATCCTCATTTACAGCTTTGTGAGAACCTTTTGGAAAATCAAGGCAAATGTAGCTGCTCTATCGGTTTTAGTCTTTGCCTGTTTTGTCGAAGGATTGCAGTATCTCAATCTAATCGATAAATTAGGATGGCGGCAGTACAAAGTTTTAGCGATTATTTTAGGCACAACCTTTGATTGGAAAGATATCCTTGCCTATGTCCTTGGTACGGCAATCATCCTAGCTTGGGAAAATAGACCACCTAAAAGACAATAGTTAGAAGCGCACCCCGAAGGAGTGCGCTTCTATATTAGCGAATTCGTACCAATGCTTCTAGTTCCCTTAGACGACTCTCAGCTAAGCGATCGCGACATTGTCTTACAGTTTGTGATTCTTCACTAAACCGTAATGATTCAAACTGGCAGTGCTGTACTTGATAGAGTTGCCATTGGCGTTGCCCAGCAGAATTCTGTAAATTTTCCTGCTTCAAAATTGTATACAGCCTTTGGGCGGTTACATCTGGCGTAAGCTGCGAGTTATTTGTACCCTGTAAGTCGGCAATACGATCATTGGTAACTCTTGCCTGACAGCTTAGGTAAAGTAGCGGATAAATCGAACCCTTACGAAATGGAGCGGTCAACTCTTGGCAATGACTCTCTCGATAGGAAGTCCAATTTTGTTCTATTAATTTAAGTTGGTTTCGACCTGCCTCGGATTGGCGACTATAGATCTCTTCATAAATCAGCGATCGCAAAAAATCAGCAGTTTTTGCCCATCGGGAAGCACAGATATTCAGACCAATTTGCGTTTGGGACTCACAGGCAGGAGCTGCTACACCAAATATTTGCGATTGGGCAATGGTTTCAGCAGTGACAGGGGCGATCGCAAAGCAGGATAATCCCAAGGTGAGCGTAAGAGAACTTGAAATGGAATTTGAAATTATGTTCATGACTAGACCATCTTGATTAAGAATTTACTAGGTAGCTAGGGGCAATTAAATATAAAACCCCAAATGCACAGCATTTGACTCTGGGTTTGAATTATGCCCAGCTACTTATCAAAAACTATTGCCAGCTTTAAATCCGTACCAATCACCAATAATGGGATATTCATAAACTTTAGTGCCAAAATGTTGACTTCCATAGGGATTAGGTTGATAAACAAATCCAAAGTAGAAAGAGTCAAACAGAAAGCCATATTGACCAGTACTAAAGTAAATACCACCACGATTATCGCGATCGCATTCTATGACCTTATAGAAACCTAATTGTTGCTCAGTGGGTTTGCTATTACAGATGGATTTGAGCTTGTCGGCATCGGCAATTACCGCTTCAAAAGCAGGACGTGATAGGGCAAAAGTAACTGTTTGAGGCAGATTTGTTTTTAATAAAATCGTAGTTAGACCAATTGTGATCGCAAAAGCAAGCAATAATCTACGGCGATCGCGTTTAGTTCGCTGAGCAAGCTGAGCAGGCAAAAACTTTTCTCGATTACGGAGTCGGAATCAGGCTACTTTCTGGGTAGTTCACATTGCTATAGAATACTTAAGCAATTACTTATCGCAATATATCCATGAGTGGAACCAAGCTCTACGAAGGCAAAGCCAAAATTCTATTTACGACAGATGATCCTGATATTTTGCTGTCACGCTATA from Pseudanabaena sp. Chao 1811 encodes the following:
- a CDS encoding lysozyme inhibitor LprI family protein; this translates as MNIISNSISSSLTLTLGLSCFAIAPVTAETIAQSQIFGVAAPACESQTQIGLNICASRWAKTADFLRSLIYEEIYSRQSEAGRNQLKLIEQNWTSYRESHCQELTAPFRKGSIYPLLYLSCQARVTNDRIADLQGTNNSQLTPDVTAQRLYTILKQENLQNSAGQRQWQLYQVQHCQFESLRFSEESQTVRQCRDRLAESRLRELEALVRIR
- the rpsN gene encoding 30S ribosomal protein S14; this translates as MAKKSMIEREKKRAKLVEKYAAKLEALKEKFASPELTQQQKVAVHREIQQIPRNANPTRHRNRCWATGRPRGYYKDFGVCRNVLREMAHQGLLPGVVKSSW
- a CDS encoding ribosomal maturation YjgA family protein; translated protein: MITNKLTFNRQYFYLTVLLFLIEVAIAVFFDDQFIRPFVGDVLVVILIYSFVRTFWKIKANVAALSVLVFACFVEGLQYLNLIDKLGWRQYKVLAIILGTTFDWKDILAYVLGTAIILAWENRPPKRQ
- a CDS encoding STAS domain-containing protein codes for the protein MDTITQISQLSFHHGLNSDKAFTIKLTSDKFDSVASSELLAKVESWVAANVMMSSKEVPVLVVDMENVEFIDSLGLQKLLASLRLMKSHNSNLVLCALQPSVRLVFEISRIDQVFGIFSSFDTCMNQFHTQKQPSEYLLAA
- the recG gene encoding ATP-dependent DNA helicase RecG encodes the protein MPLDINRLQQALSVEAERGFSNLQGKQFLFADFLQVSLREDLPDDWEMSDRLQAQTLANQYAQYVDLPIGRRQHLIAETRRLLYEVRRRELAETNAAPKQKKPKTAAIATTEPKTIKKLTPETELKDVEGVGSFMAARFKLLDLYTVRDVLSYYPRDHIDYARQIPIRELKDGDTVTVIGTIKKFGCFTSPKNPNLTIVEIILRDHTGQIKLSRFWTGKRYANRGWQETQKKLYPQGCTIAASGVVKQSKYGLTLENYEVEVLEHTQDTIQSKTVGRVVPVYPLTEGITPEAIRRLVAQCLPAVSQIADPMPDRFLRDYQMMPLSEAIAQVHYPDTSEMLEQAVIRLTFDKYFYRRLVSLYRRQQQKAIHFVPKSEAIAQLEKMLPFELTKAQKRVVAEIRADLQGQTPMNRLVQGDVGSGKTIVAVYALLTAIEAGYQTALMAPTEVLTEQHYRKIVEWFMQLNLPVEILTGSTKTAKRREILRQLETGELPLVIGTHALIQDGVNFARLGLAVIDEQHRFGRDQRSRLLQKGNDPHVLIMTATPIPRTLYLTNSEIEVSVIDELPPGRKPIQTVLLKPSQRKDAYDLIKREIAQGRQVYIVLPLVEESEKMEDIKAATQEREHLQNVVFPHFQIGLLHGQMSSAEKDEAISTFRRGETQILVATTVVEVGVDIPNASVMLIEHADRFGLAQLHQLRGRVGRGASQSYCLLLSSSKSQTAQERLQVLEQSQDGFFIAERDFQMRGKGKDEGTEQSGHAGFSIEDRLPDEAARQEIFQIAREAAERIIKKDPTLEHFPALKAEFEMHYQRLQGGAIFT